A window of Flavobacterium psychrophilum genomic DNA:
GTAGCGGGGAGAAGTATTAAGCAGATCCGCCATTGCCTTTACACTGGGCAGTCCGCTGTTTTTTAGTTTTCCATTGTCAAAATAGGAAGAGAGTACCTCGTTAAATCGCGTTACAGTTTTACCTGAAAGCTGCTTTCTGTTGATAAACTGCCTTTTGTAAAAACGCTGTGAATATTTAAGGATAGAGTCTATGTGGGTAAGCATTATATCACGGCTGTACTCATCTTCATTGTTGCTATATTCTGCCTGCATTTTATAGTACAGGTCCCATATAATTTCTTCTTCTTTTGTAGACAGGTGTAATGCTTCGTTGGCTTCATAATCAAAGAAACCATACTTTTTAATTTCAGAATGTATGCTGTTTCCATTAAAGTAATCTTCGTGCACAAATATTATAAAGCCCTTATCTTCATGCTCAATATTGTCCATCTGCACTAGCTGATGCGGTTTCACAAAAGAAAGCGATCCGTTATCATGATCATATTTTGTTCTTCCATACAGTATAATGCCCGATTTCATCTTTTTAAACATGATCATGTAAAAGTCGGCTGTAAATTCTTCGCGGCTTATAGTGCAGGTGTCAACCTTAGTGCATTCTACAAGGTTCAGCAAAGGATTTTCAGGAGGAGCAAAACCGTTAAAACGGTTGTATTCACTAATGGTCTTAAAATGATTCATAATAAAATTGTATTAGCAATAGCATCAGC
This region includes:
- a CDS encoding AraC family transcriptional regulator codes for the protein MNHFKTISEYNRFNGFAPPENPLLNLVECTKVDTCTISREEFTADFYMIMFKKMKSGIILYGRTKYDHDNGSLSFVKPHQLVQMDNIEHEDKGFIIFVHEDYFNGNSIHSEIKKYGFFDYEANEALHLSTKEEEIIWDLYYKMQAEYSNNEDEYSRDIMLTHIDSILKYSQRFYKRQFINRKQLSGKTVTRFNEVLSSYFDNGKLKNSGLPSVKAMADLLNTSPRYLSDTLRQETGKTAIELIHIFLIGEAKNMLQASENTVSETAYTLGFENPPYFSRLFKKEVGLTPLEFRKQFLN